A stretch of DNA from Sphingomonas sp. SORGH_AS_0879:
GCGTGAAATTGTGTGGCGGCTGCTCGGTGGGACGCTCGGACCGGCGCTGCGCCAGATGGGCCTTGTCGACACCCATGCCGCACGGATCGGGCGCGCGACGGCGTTCATCCGAGACCATTATGCCGAGACGTTGCGGGTGGCGGACCTCGCCGCGCTGGCGGGTATGAGCGTCCCCGGCTTCCATCGCCACTTCAAGGCGGTGACCACGATGACCCCGGTGCAGTTCCAGAAGCAGGTGCGGTTGCAGGAGGCGCGCCGCCGCCTGGTTGCCGCCCAGGAGGTCGCGCGGGTCGGCTTCGCGATCGGCTATGAAAGCCTGTCACAGTTCAGCCGCGACTATCGCCGCCTTTTTGGTGCGCCACCCGGCCGCGATGCGGCGGCCCTTCGCGCGCAATTGGTGCCGGAGCCGACTTTGCCCTAATACTTGACTCGGTCAACAAACATGGTCCAGCATGGTGATCATGGAAGATGCAGACATCGCCGCCATCCGTCGCTTCAACCGCTTCTATACCCAGACGATCGGCGCGCTCGACGCGCATTTCCTGGGCACCGAGGCGAGCCTGCCCGAAGCGCGGCTGTTGTTCGAGATCGCCACGCGCGAGCCGGTGACCGCAACCGTGTTGCAGGACGCCCTCGGCATGGATGCGGGCTATCTCAGCCGCCTGGTCGCGCGTTTCGAGAAACGCGGCTGGATCGTGCGCGAGCGGCGCGAGGACGACGCCCGCGCCCGGGACCTGCGGCTGACCGAGGCGGGGCAGGCGGCCTTCGCGGTCGTCGACCAGCGGCAAAGCAGCGCGGTCGGCGACCTGCTCGGCACCGTGGAAGGTCAGGCGCGGCGCGATCTGATCGAGGCGTTGACGCGCGCTCGGCTGCTGCTCGACCCATTATCGGGCGGACCGTTCGTCATCCGCCCTTTCCGCACCGGCGAACCCGCACTGATCGCCGCCCGCCAGTCGGTGCTCTATGCCGAGAGCCATGGCTGGGGCCGCGAACTGGAGACGATCGAGAGCGAGGTGACGGCGGCCTTCCTGCGTGACTTCGATCCGGCGCGCGAGCAATGCTGGATCGCCGAGATCGACGGCGTGATGGCGGGCGCGGTGTTCGTCACCGACGAAGGGGAGGGGATCGCACGGCTCCGCCTGCTCCATGTCGAGCCCTTTGCCCGCCGTCGGGGTATCGGCGATGCGCTGGTCGGCGCTTGCGTCGGCTTCGCGCGGGACACCGGCTACCGCACCCTGGTGCTGTGGACGCACACGGTGTTGGAGTCCGCTCGCCGCATCTATGCCGCGCACGGCTTCGTGTGTGTCGAGACGGCGATGCACGAAAGGTTCGGCGTTCCGCTTCAGGGGGAAACGTGGCGACTGGAACTGACGGCATGAGCAGTGGCCTGACCATCCGCCTAGCGACCGAAGCCGACCTAGGGGCGCTCCGCCAATTGATGACGCTGTCGATTGATCGCGGGCAGGCAGCGGTGCTCACCCCCAGGCAGATCGTGGCCAGCAGGGCGGTGATGGGCCTCGACACCCAACTGGTGCGCGACGGCACTTATTTCGTCGTCGAGGACCATGGCGTACCGGTCGGCTGTGGCGGCTGGAGCCGGAGGGCGACGCTTTATGGCGGCGACCATAGCACCGACCTGCGCGACCCGGCGCTTCTCGATCCGGCGAAGGACGCGGCGCGCATCCGGGCCATGTATACGCATCCGGATCACGTCCGGCGCGGGATCGGTCGGATGATCCTTCACGCTTGCGAAAAGGCCGCGCAGGGCGAAGGCTTCGCCGCCGTCGAACTGATGGGAACGGCCGGCGGCGTGCTGCTCTATACGGCCTGCGGTTACGAGCCGGTCGAACGCGCTGATACGGAGGTCGACGGGGTGGTCGTGCCGCTGACCCGCATGCGCAAGCGGCTGCGTGATATGGCCTAGCGGGCCGGCGGCGAAAATTCCGGATGAGCACGTCGCACTGGCCATCGCTGTCTCGTCGTGGCGTCGGAACCCAGGGAGACCGACCATGACACCTGTGTCGCGAACCGGCACGCTCTGGTGCCCGAAGCGATCAAGGCTATGATGGCGCTGGAGCAGAGCTTCATGACGAGTGGGCTCGATCACGATCTGCTGGCACTGGTGAAGTACCGCGTGTCGCAGATCAACGACTGTGCCTTCTGCCTGCGCATGCACTCGACCGATCTGCGCCGTCATGGCGAAAGCGAGCTGCGGCTGCACATGCTGAGCGCATGGCGGGATTCGACGATCTATTCGGATCGCGAGCGGGCGGCGCTTGGCTGGGCGGAGGCGTTGACGCGCTTGCCCTGTCGGACCTGCTGGCGGCGGTCGTGTGATGGGGGGCCACAATATCGTTCGGGGTCTGGCAAAGGCGCGACGGCCGTTCGCAGGGCTACGTCGCAAGTATCCCAACGCGCCAGTAGAAGTGATCCGCTTCGCGACGATCGACGGGCTGCCCGGCTATGTCAGCCGTGGGGGCGGCGACGGATCGCGGCGATCTATATCGTCCGCAATCCAGACAAACTGGCCCACGTCGCGGCGGCTTTTCAGGCCGGCCGAGCTGCCGCACGGGGCTGACGCCGGAGCGCCAGCAGCATCACGAGTGCTGCCGCCGCCATCGCCGCACCGGCCAGCGACACGACCGGCAGTCCCATTCCGGCACCGATCACACCTCCGCCTAGGGCCGCCCCAAAGGCGTTGCCAAGGTTAAACGCGCCGATATTCATCGCGGAGGCGAGGTTCGGCGCGTCGAAAGCCGCGTCCATCACCCGCATCTGCAACGGCGGCACGATCGCGAAGCTGGCGATGCCCCAGATCAGGATGGCTACGGCGACGGCCCATGGCCATTGCATCAGCACGGTGAAGGCGAGCAGCGTCAGCGCCATGATCGCCAGCATGGTCAACAGCGCCCGATCGACCGAACGGTCGGCCAGCCGCCCGCCGATGCCATTGCCGATCGTCGCGCCGATCCCGAACAGCATTAGCATCGCGGTAACATAGCCGGTCGAGCCATGCGTCACATCCCGCAGGATCGGGACGATATAGGTGAACACGGTGAAGACACCGCCAAAGCCGATCGTGGTCAGGGCCAGCGCCATGACCACCGGCCCGCGCGTCAGCACGCGCAGTTCAGCGCGCATGTCGCCGCCTTCGGCGCGGGGCAGCGGCGGCAGGGCAAGACGGAGCGACAGCATAGCGATCGCGCCAACGCCCGCGATCCCCGCGAACACGGTGCGCCAGCTAACTGCCTCGCTGACCCAGGTCGCCGCCGGCACGCCGCCGATCGTGGCGACGGTCAACCCGGTGAACATCGCCGCCACCGCGCCCGCACGCTTGTCCGGCGGTACCAGGCTGGCGGCCACCACCGATCCGACGCCGAAGAAGGCGCCATGGTTGAACGAAGTGACGATCCGCGCCGCCATCAACATCCAGTACCCGCCCGCCACCGCCGACAGCGCGTTGCCGAGCGTGAAGATGCCCATCAGCGCGATCAGGAGCGTCCGCCGGTCGATCCGCCCGGTGGTGAGCGTCATCAACGGCGCGCCGATCAGCACGCCCATCGCATAGGCGCTGACCAGCAGCCCGGCGGCGGGGATCGACACCTGCAGGTCTGCCGCCATCACCGGCAACATGCCCATCGGCGCGAACTCGGTGACGCCGATGCCGAAGGCACCGACCGCCAGCGCGAGTAATCCGAGGTTGAACTTCATGATCCTGGCTCCCTCAAACCATCGGCGGCGCTAGGCGGGCGAAGCCCTCCTGTTGCCGGTATGGGGTATGTGGATAGGGCGGCAGCACGTCGCTTGCCGCGTCGAGCGCGGCCACCTGCTTGGGCGACAGCGCCCAGCCGACCGCGCCGAGATTGTCGCGCAGCTGCGCCTCGTCCCGCGCACCGATGATGACCGACGATACGGTCGGACGTCGCAGCAGCCAGTTGATCGCGACCTGCGGCACCGTTTTGCCCACCTCGGCCGCCACCGCTTCCAGCGCATCGACGACGCGGTACAGATGCTCTTCCTCGACCGGCGGCGCGAACTGTGCGGTTTCGTGGAGGCGGCTGCCTGCCGGGATCGGCCGTCCCCGCCCGATCTTGCCGGTCAGCCGGCCCCAGCCGAGCGGGCTCCAGACTAGCGCACCGACACCCTGGTCCGCCGCTAGCGGCATGAGATCCCATTCATACGCACGGCCGATCAACGAGTAATAGACCTGATGCGCGACGAGACGCGGCCAGCCATGGCGATCGGCTAAGCCTTGTGCCTTCATGATCTGCCAGCCGGGATAGTTGGAGACGCCGGCATAACGCACCTTGCCGTCGGCGATCAGCCGGTCGAGCGTGCTCATCACCTCCTCGGTGGGCGTTGACGCGTCGAAGGCGTGAAGCTGGAGCAGGTCGATCCGGTCCGTACCGAGCCGCCGCAATGCCGCCTCGGCCGCGCCGATCAGCCGTGCCCGAGACGCGCCCCAGTCCTGCGGGCCGTCACCCATCGGTAAGCCGGTCTTGGTCGAAATGAGGACGGCGTCGCGACGTCCCTTGATCGCTTCGCCCAGCACCTGTTCCGACGCGCCATCCGAATAGACGTCGGCAGTGTCGAACAGCGTCACGCCGGCGTCGAGGCAGATATCGACCAGCCGCCGCGCCTCGGCGGCGTCGCTTGTGCCCCAGGCGCTGAACAGCGGGCCCTTGCCGCCGAACGTCCCCGCGCCGAACGACAGGGCCGGAACGCGCAGGCCGGACGATCCCAATTGCCGATATTCCATGACACCTCCTTTGCGAATGTCATTCGTCAGGCGCATAGATGGACGGTGAAGCAGCGCCGCGGAACCGCCCGCGGGTGCAAAGGATCTATGCTTTGGACGCAAAGATAACCGGCAACGACGATCGCGCCCGGTCGCTCGCCTTGTTCGCGAGCGTGGTGGAGGAAGGCAGCTTCTCCGCCGCCGGTCGCACGCTCGGGCTGACGCCGTCGGCGGTGGCGCGGGCGATCGACCGGATTGAGGCGCGGCTCGGCGTGCGACTGCTGCTCCGCTCCACCCGCGCGCTGACGCTCACCGCCGAGGGACAAGCCTATCTGCTCGCAGCCCGCCGCATTCTCGCCGATCTCGATGATGCCGAGCAGCAGATCGCCGACCAGGGCGCGCCGCGCGGACGGCTTCGGATCAGTGCGGCGCTGGCGCACGGCCGGTTGTGCGTCGTGCCGCTGCTCGGCGACTTCGCGCGCGCCTATCCGCATATCCTGATCGACGTGGCGCTGACCGACACGCTGGTCGATGTGGCCGGCGGGCAGGCCGATGTCGCCGTCCGGTTCGGCCCGCTCGCGGACAGCGGGCTCACCGCGCGCAAATTGTCCGAAGGCGGACGGGTGATTGTCGCCTCACCGGACTATCTCGCCCGGGCAGGTACGCCCCGGGTCCCAGAGGATCTGCACGCTCATAACTGCCTCAACTTCAACTTCCGCCGCGCCGAGCCGACTTGGCCGTTCCGCCGCGACGGCCGGGATTTCGCGCTGTCCGTTGAAGGCGGCATCGTCGCCAACAATGGCGAGACGCTGGGTCATCTCGCCGCTGCCGGGGTTGGCATCACCCGGGTCGGCCGCTTCAGCGTCGCGGCTGAGATCGCGGACGGGCGGCTCGTGCCGCTGCTCGAGGACTATAATCCGGGCGATGTCGAGCTGATCCACGCGGTCTTCGTCGGTGGCTCGGCCACGCCTGCACGGGTGCGGGTGTTCGTCGACTTTCTGGTCGAGCGCTTAGCCAGCCGGTTCGAGTAGCGGGCGCGACACGGTCTTTTCCAGAAAGGCGTACAGCCGGTCATCGCCGCTCATCGCGACGTTGAAGCGCATGTGATCGCGCCACCCGCCGCTGGTGCTGAACACCGGGCCCGGCGCCAGGACGATCCCTGCATCGATCGCCCGCCGGGCAAGCTCGACGGCATCGACGCCGTCCGGCAGTCGCGCCCACAGGAAGATGCCCGCCGCCGGGTCGGTCCATGGCTCGATTCCGATGGCCCGCAGGCGTTTCGCTACACGGGCTGTCGCTCGGGCCAGCCGGGTACGAACGCCGTCAACGTGACGCCGGTAACTCCCATCGGTCAGCACCGCGTGCAGCAGGTTGGCGGCGAGCGGACTGCCCGCCATCGACGTCGCGATGCGTAGGTCGGCCAACCCTTCGATCCAGTCGGGTCGGGCCGCGATATGGCCGCAGCGCACCGCCGCCGACAGCGATTTGGAGAAGCTGCCTATACGGATCGTCCGGTCGAGCCCGTCGAACGCCGCCAGCCGTGGCGACGGCGTGTGCTCGAAGTCGGCGAAGATATCGTCCTCGACAACGACCATGTCATGCGCCTCGGCGATCTTGAGCAGTCGGTGCGCGGTGGCGGCCGCGAGCGACGCTCCGGTCGGGTTATGGACGCCTGAGTTGGTCAGGTAGAAGCGCGGCCGATGCGTCGCGGCGGCCTCGGTGAAGGCGGTGACGTCCGGCCCGGTCGGCGTCATCGGTACGCCCACCACCGTTGCCCGGTGCGCCCGCAACAACGCCAGAAAGTTGAAATAGCACGGGTCGTCAACCAGCACGGTATCGCCCGGCTGAAGCAGGAAGCGGCACACCAGATCGAGCGCATGGGTGCCGCTGTCGGTCAGCAGGATCTGGTCGGGGCCGGCTTCGATCCCCTGATCCGCCATCCGCCTCGCCAACAACGCCCGGAGCGGGGGCGAGCCCAAGGGGGATGCATAGCCCGCCAGCGTGCCGTTCTCGTCGGATCGCGCTGCCCGGCGCATCGCCTTGCGCAGCGCGTCGCCCGCCAGCCAGTCATCGGGCAGCCAGCCGCATCCCGGCATCATTTCGTGCCGTCGTTCGCCGAGCGACTGACGCAGCATCCAGAGCGGGTCGACCTCGCGCTCCTTCGTGCTGACCAGCCGATCCAATGCCAGCGGGGCCAAGGGCGCGGCGACATAAAAGCCCGATCCCGGTCGCGACCGGATCACCCCCTCAGCGGCGAGGCGATCATAGGCCTCGACCACCGTCGAGCGCGCGACGCCGCTCGTCTCGGCCATGGCGCGGATCGACGGCAGCCGGGCGCCCGGCGTCAGCGTGCGGGCGTCGATCCGGTCACGGATCGCACGGACCACCATGCCGGTGCGGGTTTCGTCGGGCGCGCTCGCCATCGTACTGCCAATCCCACCAATACAGTTCGGCATGATCGTACCGATGTGTATCTGTCGGCGCCAGTCGCTCCGCGATAGGACCAGCCATCATCAACAGGAGATGACCGTGACCCGCCCCTTTCGCCTCGTCGACGTATTCGGCACCGATCCGCTGACCGGCAATCCCTTGGCCGTTATCGCCGATGCCGATGGCCTGACGACGGACGAGATGCAGGCGATCGCAAGCTGGTTGAACTTTTCGGAGACGACCTTCCTGCTGCCGCCGACCGATCCATCGGCCGACTATCGCGTGCGGATCTTCACCATGGCGCACGAACTGCCGTTCGCCGGGCACCCGACCTTGGGCAGCGCGCATGCGTGGGCGGAAGCGGGCGGGCAGCCGAAGCAGGACGGCGTGATCGTGCAGGAATGCGGCGTGGGACTGGTGACGATCCGGCGCGATGGCGATCAGCTTGCTTTTGCCGCCCCACCGCTGCTGCGCGGCGGCACGCCAACCAAGGCGGAGATCGCACAGGTCGCCGATCTGCTGCGGATCGACCGCGCGGCGATCGTCGATGCTGCCTGGGCCGACAATGGCCCCGGCTGGATCGCGGTCATGCTGGCGTCGGCCGAGGCGGTGCTGGCGGTCGAGCCGGCGCGGTACCACCCCGAGCATATCGACATCGGCATCGTCGGACCACATGCACCCGGCAGCGAGGTCGCGTTCGAACTGCGTGCGCTCTTCACCGACGCGCATGGCGGGCTGATCGAGGACCCGGTGACCGGCAGCCTCAACGCGTCCGTCGGCCAGTGGCTGTTCGCCAGCGGCCGGGCCAGCGGCAGCTATGTCGCTGCACAGGGCACGCGCCTCGGGCGGAGCGGGCGTATCCATGTCTCGCAGGATGAAACCGGCCAGGTTTGGGTCGCCGGTGCGACGCGGACGCTGTTCTCCGGACGGACGCAAGGGTGATGCAGGTCGCGGTCCTGACCTTCGACGGCTTCAACGAACTGGATTCGTTCGTGGCTGCCGCGATCATCAACCGGCTGCGCCCGCATGGCTGGGCCGCGCACATCACGGCGCCGACCGAGACGGTGACGTCGATGAACGGCGTCGTGGTCCATCGCCAACGGCCGCTCGCATTTCTCGAGGAGGCGGATGCGGTGCTGATCGGCAGTGGTGTCCGCACGCGGGAGATCGCCAACGATCCGGCGATGCTCGCCCGGCTTCGCCTTGATCCGGCGCGGCAGTTGATCGCGGCGCAATGTTCGGGAACGCTGTTGTTGGCCAGGCTCGGCCTGATCGGTGATTTGCCCGCGTGCACCGACCTCACCACCAAGCCATGGGTGGTGGAGGCCGGTGTCACGGTCATCGACGCACCGTTCGCCGCTCATGGCAATGTCGCGACGGCGGGCGGTTGTCTTGCCGCGCCCTATCTCGCCGCATGGCTGATCGCGCGCGGAGGCGCGCCCGAACTGGCGCGCGAGGCACTTCGTTACGTTGCACCGGTCGGCGAGAAGGGGCGCTTCGTCGACCATGCCATGGCGATCGTCGCGGGCGATTTGGCGTTCGCCTAACCCGCCCGCGCGCGTAGCTCGTAGGGACCCGCGTCGAGATTACGCCTGCGGGCTGTCCCAGCCTTCCAAGACGATCTTGCCCCTCGTGGTGGCGCTCTCGATGCGGCGGTGCGCCTCGATCAGGTTGGCGGCATTGATCGGCGAGAGCGTGTCGGTCGCCGTAGTGCGAATGCGCCCCTCGTCCACCAGTTCGGCGACCGCGTCCAGCAATCGCCCCTGCTCGTCGACGTCCGGCGTGTCGAAGAGCGACCGGGTGAACATCAATTCCCAATGGACCGACACCGCCTTGCGCTTGAAGGCGACGATGTCGAGGCTGGCGGGATCGTCGATCAGCGCAAAATGCCCCTGCGGCGCGATCAGCTCGGCGATGTCGGCCAGATGGCGATCGGTATGGGTGGTCGAGAAGACGAAGGCGGGCGCGCCGATCTCCAGCGCGGCGATCTGCGGTGCCATCGGCCGGGAATGATCGATGACATGATGTGCGCCGAGGTCGCGCACCCAGCCTTCCGTCTCGGCGCGCGAGGCGGTGGCGATCACGGTCAGGTCGGTGCGGGCCCGCGCGATCTGGATCGCCGCGGAACCGACGCCGCCCGCGCCGCCGATGATCAGGATGGCACGGGCGCCGCCGGCCGGCTGGTTGTCGACCTTCAATCGGTCGAACAGGGTTTCCCACGCCGTGATGGCCGTCAGCGGCAACGCCGCCGCCTCCGCGAAGCCGATGCTGCGGGGGCGATGGCCAACGATCCGCTCGTCGACCAGCTGATATTCCGCATTGCTGCCGTCGCGCATCAGGTCGCCCGCATAGAAGACCTCGTCACCCACCTTGAAGCGGGTGGCCTCCGGGCCGACCGCCCCGACCACGCCCGCCGCATCCCAGCCGAGAATGCGCTCGTCACGTCCGTCGAATGGCGCGGCGCCAGTGCGAACCTTCGCGTCGACGGGGTTCACCGAGACGGCCCGAACTGCGACCAGAATGTCACGCCCGGTCGGAACGGGTCGTGGCAGTTCGACCTCGACAAGGGCTTCGTCCCGGTCAATCGGGCCGGGCTGGCGATAGGCTATGGCGCGCATGGGTCTTGCTCCTTTTACTGACGCACGCGAGATAGGGACGGTGTCAGCTTATGCCGTAGGCACAAAAAACGCTCATAGTGTCAAAAAGGATACCGCCCTGATGGCGAAAGCCCGTCACTCCCGCCTCGATTGTACCCCGGGTTGCGCCGTCGAGGCGGCGGTGAGCCTGATCGACGGCAAGTGGAAGGCGGTGATCCTCTACCATCTACAGGACGGACGCACGCGCTTCAACGAACTGCGCCGCCGCGCTGGTGATGTGACGCCGCGCATGCTGACCAATCAGCTGCGCGAGTTGGAAGCCGATGGCCTGATCGAGCGCGAGGTCTTCGCTCAGGTGCCGCCGCGCGTCGAATACAGCCTGTCCGATCGCGGCCGATCTCTGTCGCCGATCATCGCGGCGCTGAAGGACTGGGGCGACGCGAACATGGATCTCTTTGCACGGCGGTAATCATTCGGCCGATGCGCTGACTGACTTTGCTGACACCGCGTGAACTTCCCCCAACGCGGTGAGCGTCTTGTTCGACCGGGAAGGGCGACCCGATCCTACCCTCGCGTCCCCGCGATATAGCGCGAGACATTGTCGGCCAGGACGTTCAACGGCACATTGCCCCCGTCCACCACGGCCTGGTCGAAATCACGCAGGTCGTAGCGGGGGCCGAGCGCCGCCTTGGCACGGGCGCGTTGGGCCACGATCTCGGCGCGGCCGACCTCATAGCCACAGGCCTGACCCGGCCACGCGCAATAGCGGTCCACCTCGCTCACCGCATTGCTGCGGGGCAGGCCGGTGGCGGCGATGAACTCGGTCAGCGCCTGGTCGCGCGACCAGCCGATGGCGTGGATGCCGGTATCGACGATCAGCCGCACCGCCCGCCAGGCCAGCCCCATCAGATACCCCAACCGCCCGGCCGGATCGTCGGCATACATGCCCAGTTCATCCGCGAGTTGCTCGGCATAGAGCGCCCAGCCCTCCGAATAGGCGTTGAAAGCCAGAATCGAGCGGATGAGCGGCAAGGCCTGCGCATATTCGCCTTGCCAGACATGGCCCGGAATCCCTTCGTGATAGACCAGGTCGGGGATGGTCACACGGTTGTGGATGGTCGGGTCCCCCAGATTGACCCAGACCTTGCCCGGCTCTCGCCCGTCGATCGTGCCGGGTCCGCCATAGGCCGCCGGAGCCCCCGCTTCCTGGGCGAGCGGCATGCGACGGATATCCAGATGCCCGCGCGCCAGGCGGCGGAACGCATCGGGCAGGCGGGGCCGGATCGCGTCGATCCGCGCCTGCATATAGGCGACGATTTGCTTACGCCCCTCGTCATTGTCGGGAAAGCCGATGCCCGGCCGACGCTGATAGGCAATGGCCCGCTCGGCGACGCTGCCCTGGGTCAGGCCTTCCTTGCGCAGGATCGCGTCCATTTGCGCCTGAAGATCGGCCAGGCGCGCGCGACCCATCTGGTGGAGCTCGGTCGGACTGCGGCGGATGGTCGTGCTCGCACGCAAGCCCCAGTCGTACCATTCGGGACCATGGGGGCGGCTGCCCATTCCTGCGGCATCGGTCGCGACCGCGCGCTGGGCGCGCAACTCGGCCAGCTGTCGCTCCAGCGCGGGCAGGATGCCCGAGCGCACGATCCGCATCGCGCGAGCCGTCCAGTCGCCGGGGATCGCCCGTGTCTTGCGCGCCAGAGGCCCCACCAGCGGGCCATCGGCATTCGCCGCCTCGGCGATGGTGCGGGTCATGCCGGTGATCGTCTTGTCGAGCAGGAAGGCGGGCGGAACCAGCCCCTGTTCGCGCGCCTGGCGGATACGCACCGTCTCGCCGTCCAATTGCGCTGCCATGGCGGCCAGGCGGGCGAGATAGGCCTCGGCATCGGCGGCATTGCGCACAGGCTGGTCGCCGTCCAGCATCTGCGGCACGTCGAGCCACGCGCCGACATTCTGGATGACGCCATAGGGCGTGTTGCGCCAGTCGCCGATGGTCGCAACGCCGTAAGGCAGGGCCATGCCGTCAAGCGCGGTCCGGAAGGCGGTTTCGACCACGGCGATGCTGGTCGCGGTGGAGGAGTCCAGCCCCGTACGGGGCAATCGCGCCAGTTCCCTCAGGCTTTGGGTCAGGAAACGCTGGCGTGCGGCCACCCCGGCGGGTGAGCGATCCTCCAATCGCCGCCGGAGATCGGCCTGCGCGCCCTCGTCCACCCCCAGCGACGTCGCCCGCTCCGGGATCAATGGCAGTAGGCCCTGCGCGATCCGGTCGAGCAGCGCGGTGGCATTCGTGGGCGGCACCGCCCCATGCAGGGCGGTCGCGGCGGTCAAGGCGGCGGCGCCGGCCAGGGTGTCGCGGCGCGAAAAAAGCTGGGTCATGCGATAGTGATGACCAGCCGCCCCGCTCGCGTCAAATGCTCGTGACCGCTCAGGCATTCTTCTCCATGCTCGGTGGCCTGTTGTACCCGCTCAGGGCTGACGACGGCTTCCCATGGCGAGCAGCGCGAAGCACAGCAGGCTTGCGCCATGCAGCAGATAATGGACCGGGCGCGCGGTGCCCGA
This window harbors:
- a CDS encoding helix-turn-helix domain-containing protein, producing MAKARHSRLDCTPGCAVEAAVSLIDGKWKAVILYHLQDGRTRFNELRRRAGDVTPRMLTNQLRELEADGLIEREVFAQVPPRVEYSLSDRGRSLSPIIAALKDWGDANMDLFARR
- a CDS encoding DUF885 family protein, with amino-acid sequence MTQLFSRRDTLAGAAALTAATALHGAVPPTNATALLDRIAQGLLPLIPERATSLGVDEGAQADLRRRLEDRSPAGVAARQRFLTQSLRELARLPRTGLDSSTATSIAVVETAFRTALDGMALPYGVATIGDWRNTPYGVIQNVGAWLDVPQMLDGDQPVRNAADAEAYLARLAAMAAQLDGETVRIRQAREQGLVPPAFLLDKTITGMTRTIAEAANADGPLVGPLARKTRAIPGDWTARAMRIVRSGILPALERQLAELRAQRAVATDAAGMGSRPHGPEWYDWGLRASTTIRRSPTELHQMGRARLADLQAQMDAILRKEGLTQGSVAERAIAYQRRPGIGFPDNDEGRKQIVAYMQARIDAIRPRLPDAFRRLARGHLDIRRMPLAQEAGAPAAYGGPGTIDGREPGKVWVNLGDPTIHNRVTIPDLVYHEGIPGHVWQGEYAQALPLIRSILAFNAYSEGWALYAEQLADELGMYADDPAGRLGYLMGLAWRAVRLIVDTGIHAIGWSRDQALTEFIAATGLPRSNAVSEVDRYCAWPGQACGYEVGRAEIVAQRARAKAALGPRYDLRDFDQAVVDGGNVPLNVLADNVSRYIAGTRG